The following are from one region of the Capsicum annuum cultivar UCD-10X-F1 chromosome 1, UCD10Xv1.1, whole genome shotgun sequence genome:
- the LOC107855301 gene encoding protein phosphatase 2C 51, with protein MVSDDGNKNKPRNLFHRRVLKSYHKRQQIQQRMNTSTTTSSGEDGAAAAAYREDGDSVTEKRFRVRENEPIDKSSSNNSIITTTVESSSSSNNTNTTTVVEVLTESKELKYGFISMIGRRRVMEDAIKVGVRVRVRVMDNNEFMFFGVYDGHGGSRVSLACRERLHYIIEEELLELNRMDWEKVMMTSFSRMDEEVRGVGYEEDMGRTVGSSAMVVMVGKEVVVVANCGDCRTMLCNRGVTVPLSHDHKADRPDEKKRVEAAGGKILNWKGSRVQGVLATSRSIGDHCLKPFLIPEPEVTVYKRNEWDEFLVIGTNGLWDVVSNEVACEVVRKCLDGQIQRRFPERDSAADAAALLTELAIAKGSKDNISVIVVELDKISDIKV; from the exons ATGGTATCGGATGATGGGAATAAGAATAAGCCAAGAAATCTCTTTCATAGAAGAGTTCTTAAATCTTATCATAAAAGACAACAAATTCAACAACGTATGAATACTAGTACTACAACTTCCTCAGGTGAAGATGGAGCAGCTGCTGCAGCTTACCGAGAGGACGGTGACTCTGTGACTGAAAAACGTTTTCGCGTTAGAGAAAATGAACCGATTGATAAGAGTTCGTCCAATAATAGTATTATTACTACGACTGTAgagagtagtagtagtagtaataatactaatactactacTGTTGTTGAAGTTTTAACGGAAAGTAAAGAATTGAAGTACGGATTTATATCGATGATTGGACGTAGGAGAGTGATGGAAGATGCTATAAAGGTTGGGGTTAGGGTTAGGGTTAGAGTGATGGATAATAATGAGTTTATGTTTTTTGGAGTGTATGATGGTCATGGAGGGTCTAGGGTTTCACTTGCATGTCGTGAACGTCTTCATTATATTATTGAAGAGGAGTTACTAGAGCTAAACAGAATGGATTGGGAAAAGGTGATGATGACGAGTTTTTCGAGGATGGATGAAGAAGTTAGGGGAGTGGGGTATGAGGAGGATATGGGGAGGACGGTGGGGTCCTCCGCAATGGTGGTTATGGTGGGGAAAGAAGTGGTGGTGGTGGCTAATTGTGGTGATTGTAGGACTATGCTTTGTAATCGTGGTGTTACTGTACCCTTGTCTCATGACCATAAG GCTGACAGACCagatgagaagaagagggtagAAGCAGCAGGTGGTAAGATTCTAAATTGGAAAGGTAGCAGAGTCCAAGGAGTACTTGCTACTTCAAGATCCATAG GTGATCATTGTCTAAAACCATTCCTGATACCAGAGCCAGAAGTGACAGTGTATAAACGTAACGAATGGGACGAATTCCTAGTAATCGGGACAAATGGTTTGTGGGACGTCGTGTCCAATGAGGTAGCGTGTGAAGTCGTAAGAAAATGCCTGGACGGGCAAATTCAGAGGAGGTTCCCCGAGAGAGATAGTGCAGCGGATGCCGCTGCACTTCTAACTGAGCTGGCCATTGCCAAGGGAAGCAAAGACAACATTAGTGTCATAGTAGTTGAGCTTGATAAAATAAGCGACATTAAAGTTTAG
- the LOC107855300 gene encoding endoglucanase 6 yields the protein MKGFLVGCLLFLVLPLAFAGHNYGEALSKSFLFYEAQRSGYLPHNQRVQWRGNSGLNDGKASGIDLVGGYYDAGDNVKFGLPMAFTITMLSWSILEYGRQMAASGELSNAMDAVKWGTDYLLKAHPEPYVLYGEVGDGNTDHYCWQRPEDMTTSRAAYRIDPNHPGSDLAGETAAAMAAASLVFRHYNPGYANELLNHAHQLFEFADKYRGKYDSSITVAQKYYRSVSGYADELLWGAAWLYKASNNQFYLNYLGRNGDALGGTGWSMTEFGWDVKYAGVQTLVAQILMSGRAGHDAPVFERYQQKAENFMCSCLGKGNRNAQKTPGGLIFRQRWNNMQFVTSASFLATVYSDYLASAGKYLKCSSGSISPNELLSFAKSQVDYILGDNPRATSYMVGYGNNYPRQVHHRGSSIVSFKVNPSFVSCRGGYATWYNRKASDPNLLTGALVGGPDAYDNFADQRDNYEQTEPATYNNAPLIGVLARLHAGHSGYNQLLPVVPVPKPTPRPAPRPRVTPAPRPRVLPVPANAHVTIQQRATSSWALNGKTYYRYSAVVTNKSGKTVKNLKLSIFKLYGPLWGLTKYGNSFIFPSWLNSLPAGKSLEFVYIHTASPAIVSVSSYTLA from the exons ATGAAGGGTTTTCTTGTGGGTTGtttgttgtttcttgttcttCCTTTGGCATTTGCTGGACATAATTATGGTGAAGCTTTGAGTAAGAGCTTTTTGTTTTATGAAGCTCAAAGATCTGGATACCTTCCTCATAATCAAAGAGTTCAATGGAGGGGTAATTCTGGTCTTAATGATGGAAAAGCTAGTGGG attgattTGGTTGGAGGGTATTATGATGCTGGTGACAATGTGAAATTTGGATTGCCAATGGCATTTACTATTACAATGTTGTCATGGAGCATATTGGAATATGGTAGGCAAATGGCTGCTAGTGGTGAACTTAGCAATGCTATGGATGCTGTGAAGTGGGGTACTGATTATCTACTCAAAGCTCACCCTGAACCTTATGTTCTCTATGGAGAG GTGGGAGATGGTAATACGGATCATTATTGTTGGCAAAGACCGGAAGATATGACTACATCAAGAGCTGCTTATCGAATCGATCCGAACCATCCCGGGTCGGATCTTGCCGGAGAAACCGCCGCTGCTATGGCAGCTGCTTCCCTCGTGTTCCGCCATTACAACCCCGGTTACGCTAACGAGCTTCTTAATCATGCTCATCAG CTGTTCGAGTTTGCTGACAAGTATAGGGGCAAATACGATAGCAGTATTACTGTGGCACAAAAATACTACCGATCAGTCAGTGGATACGCG GATGAATTATTATGGGGAGCTGCATGGTTGTACAAGGCATCAAACAATCAATTTTACTTGAATTACTTGGGAAGAAATGGTGATGCACTCGGTGGAACTGGTTGGTCCATGACTGAATTTGGATGGGATGTCAAGTATGCTGGTGTCCAAACTCTTGTTGCTCAG ATCTTGATGTCTGGGAGAGCTGGTCACGATGCACCTGTCTTCGAGAGGTACCAGCAGAAAGCGGAGAACTTTATGTGTTCATGTCTTGGAAAGGGCAACAGGAATGCTCAGAAAACTCCTGGAGGTCTCATATTTAGGCAGAGATGGAACAATATGCAGTTTGTTACAAGTGCTTCATTCCTTGCCACTGTTTATTCTGACTATTTGGCCTCTGCTGGCAAATACCTCAAGTGTTCTTCCGGTTCTATTTCTCCGAACGAGCTCCTCTCATTCGCTAAATCACAG GTGGACTACATTCTTGGTGACAACCCGAGAGCCACAAGTTACATGGTGGGATATGGAAACAATTACCCGAGACAAGTACACCACAGAGGTTCCTCCATTGTATCTTTTAAGGTTAATCCTAGTTTTGTCAGCTGCCGGGGAGGATACGCCACATGGTATAACAGAAAGGCGAGCGATCCTAATCTCCTAACCGGTGCCCTTGTTGGTGGACCTGATGCCTATGACAACTTCGCTGATCAAAGAGATAACTATGAGCAAACTGAGCCTGCCACTTACAACAATGCTCCATTGATCGGTGTGTTGGCTAGACTTCATGCAGGTCACAGCGGTTACAATCAGCTCCTCCCAG TTGTTCCTGTCCCAAAGCCAACGCCAAGGCCAGCTCCTAGACCCAGAGTAACTCCAGCTCCAAGGCCAAGAGTACTTCCAGTCCCAG CTAATGCTCACGTTACTATTCAACAAAGGGCAACTAGTTCATGGGCTCTGAATGGGAAGACTTACTACAGATACTCAGCAGTAGTAACCAACAAGTCCGGCAAGACGGTCAAGAACTTGAAGCTCTCAATATTCAAGCTCTATGGTCCTCTCTGGGGTCTTACAAAGTACGGTAACTCATTCATCTTCCCATCTTGGCTCAACTCTTTACCAGCTGGTAAAAGCCTCGAGTTCGTGTACATTCACACTGCTTCACCTGCAATCGTCTCCGTTTCAAGCTACACTCTAGCCTAA